Proteins found in one Lutimonas zeaxanthinifaciens genomic segment:
- a CDS encoding MATE family efflux transporter, with product MNPIPKISFRQINKLAIPAIISGIAEPLLSITDTAIVGNIKINPTEALAAVGIAGSFISAIVWILAQTRSAISAIIAQYLGAGKLKEIKHLPAQIIGINVLLSLSIYLVTVFFAENIFVLYNADGMILEKSVSYYKIRALGLPLTLFVFSVFGVFRGLQNTFWPMVISITGASLNILLDFMLVFGIEDLIPALGVEGAAWASVIAQLVMALFSLVLLLRKTPFSLKIHLPFHPEIKRLLSLSLNLIIRAISLNIALYLANAYATKYGAHHIAAQTIAFQIWLFFAFFIDGYSSVGNIMSGKFLGEKNYHKIWKLSRQLNTYTVFIALLLGAVCFAFYSEIGQMFSKDEKVLSLFKGIFWIVILMQPINAVAFVFDGIFKGLAEAVLLRNTLLAATFLGFIPVLLLGDYFDLGLYAIWIAFFVWMMLRAGILLVVFQRKFSLKP from the coding sequence TTGAATCCTATTCCTAAAATTTCTTTTCGGCAGATCAACAAACTTGCCATTCCGGCCATTATTTCAGGTATTGCCGAACCTCTGTTATCAATAACCGATACCGCGATTGTTGGAAATATAAAGATTAACCCTACTGAAGCCCTTGCCGCAGTTGGTATTGCCGGCTCTTTTATCTCGGCGATTGTCTGGATTCTTGCCCAGACTCGATCGGCCATTTCAGCCATTATTGCACAATATCTTGGAGCAGGTAAATTAAAAGAAATCAAACATCTCCCTGCTCAGATCATTGGAATTAATGTTTTGTTGAGCCTGTCGATCTATCTGGTCACTGTATTTTTTGCTGAAAATATTTTTGTTCTGTACAATGCGGATGGAATGATTCTCGAGAAGTCTGTTTCCTACTACAAAATAAGGGCCCTTGGTTTGCCTTTAACACTTTTTGTATTCTCGGTTTTTGGAGTGTTCAGAGGGCTTCAAAATACTTTTTGGCCCATGGTGATTAGTATTACCGGAGCCAGTCTGAATATTTTACTCGACTTTATGCTTGTATTTGGAATTGAGGATCTCATTCCGGCGCTGGGGGTAGAGGGAGCAGCCTGGGCAAGTGTTATCGCTCAATTGGTGATGGCTCTTTTTTCGCTGGTCCTTCTTTTGAGAAAAACTCCTTTTTCTCTAAAAATTCATTTGCCCTTTCACCCAGAAATCAAGCGATTACTTTCATTAAGTTTAAACCTGATTATCAGAGCCATTTCATTGAACATTGCCCTGTATCTCGCCAATGCCTATGCAACCAAATATGGCGCTCATCATATAGCAGCTCAAACCATAGCCTTCCAAATATGGCTGTTTTTTGCATTTTTTATCGATGGTTATTCCAGTGTGGGAAATATTATGTCCGGAAAATTCCTTGGAGAAAAAAATTATCATAAAATCTGGAAACTGAGCAGACAGCTGAATACTTATACTGTATTTATTGCATTACTCCTCGGGGCAGTCTGTTTTGCCTTTTATTCAGAAATTGGACAGATGTTCAGCAAAGATGAAAAGGTTCTCAGTCTTTTTAAAGGTATTTTCTGGATCGTTATTCTGATGCAGCCCATTAATGCCGTAGCTTTTGTTTTTGACGGAATTTTCAAAGGCCTTGCCGAGGCTGTTTTACTCAGGAACACGCTTTTGGCAGCAACTTTTCTTGGTTTTATCCCCGTCCTCCTGTTGGGCGATTATTTTGATCTGGGCCTCTACGCCATTTGGATTGCTTTTTTTGTTTGGATGATGCTGCGAGCCGGAATTCTCCTGGTTGTTTTTCAGAGAAAGTTTTCCCTTAAGCCTTAA
- the lpxB gene encoding lipid-A-disaccharide synthase: MKYYIISGEASGDLHASNLMKALKKEDDHADFRFWGGDLMLAQGGTLVKHYKDLAFMGFAEVIMNLRTILNNIKFCKKDILEYAPDALILVDYPGFNLRIAEFAKKNGITVHYYISPQIWAWKENRIKKIKRDVDQMYVILPFEREFYEDKHDFPVHFVGHPLLDAIADRKPISPEVFAEENGLNEKPIVALLPGSRKQEITKMLLVMSKMAGKFPDHQFVIAGAPGQELSFYNNFLKEENISIVENKTYDLLSVATAAVVTSGTATLETALFKVPEVVCYKGNEISYQIGKRLVNVKYISLVNLILDKEAVTELIQDDFNETNLENELFKILDYKGRESIFDHYYKLEQALGGKGASEKTAKLIIKNT, translated from the coding sequence TTGAAATACTACATTATTTCAGGAGAAGCCTCGGGTGACCTGCATGCCTCGAATTTAATGAAGGCCCTTAAAAAAGAGGACGATCATGCCGACTTCCGTTTTTGGGGAGGAGATTTAATGCTGGCCCAGGGAGGAACCTTGGTCAAACATTACAAGGACTTGGCCTTTATGGGATTCGCCGAGGTCATCATGAACCTGAGAACGATATTGAACAATATCAAGTTCTGTAAAAAAGATATTTTGGAATATGCGCCGGACGCCTTGATCCTAGTTGATTATCCGGGGTTTAATTTGAGGATTGCAGAATTTGCCAAGAAAAACGGAATAACCGTTCATTATTATATTTCTCCACAGATCTGGGCCTGGAAGGAGAACAGAATAAAAAAGATTAAAAGGGATGTAGATCAAATGTATGTCATACTTCCTTTTGAAAGGGAATTTTACGAAGACAAACACGATTTTCCTGTGCATTTTGTGGGACATCCCCTGCTGGATGCCATCGCAGACAGAAAACCAATTAGCCCTGAAGTTTTTGCCGAGGAAAACGGACTGAATGAGAAACCAATAGTTGCGCTTTTACCGGGAAGTCGAAAACAGGAAATAACCAAAATGCTTTTGGTGATGTCAAAAATGGCCGGGAAGTTTCCTGACCATCAGTTCGTTATAGCCGGTGCTCCTGGACAGGAACTTTCATTTTACAATAATTTCCTTAAAGAGGAGAACATATCAATTGTTGAAAATAAAACATATGATCTTTTATCCGTGGCAACAGCTGCAGTTGTGACTTCAGGTACAGCCACCCTTGAAACGGCCTTATTCAAAGTCCCGGAGGTAGTATGTTATAAGGGGAATGAAATTTCATATCAGATAGGGAAGAGGCTGGTCAATGTAAAATATATTTCTCTGGTTAACCTGATTCTTGATAAAGAAGCTGTTACTGAATTAATTCAGGATGATTTCAATGAAACAAATTTGGAGAATGAATTGTTCAAGATCCTTGATTACAAAGGAAGAGAGTCTATTTTTGATCATTATTACAAACTGGAACAGGCTCTTGGAGGTAAAGGAGCCAGTGAGAAAACGGCCAAATTGATCATAAAAAATACCTGA